One stretch of Clavelina lepadiformis chromosome 6, kaClaLepa1.1, whole genome shotgun sequence DNA includes these proteins:
- the LOC143462186 gene encoding uncharacterized protein LOC143462186, protein MFILRSFARLTCCKGNLCCEGFVVPAAVSIFLEISKTKPEVRLFALKMSEELQSSCGMKRKINSTESNDTTSVKKVKDESSAEANDKTTELSSPETDKVRQNPCVNVRKKDRPRKPTPLHVVLSRKNAARSFNPDETEYYFENGFRKVRPYTFTYNTFCKGRWIGKTIREVYSTEFQFYPIDHYEEARKNGNFLCNKKPIKSLDAVLKPNDMLSSKIHRHEGDVLDTEISILVDNNKHLVVNKPSSIPIHPAGRYRNNSLVYILQKEFGFLHLHGCHRIDRLSSGIVIFAKTKYFANEVIQHIKERNVEKEYICKVQGEFPSSKGVTCDQPVTLFNQKLGISAAWPVEGSTPKDAYTQFYRLHTDGKTSVLLCKPRTGRTHQIRVHLQYLGYPIVNDPLYNHPAWGPERFKHGPCTKNINEIVGEISRTHEQTWPVNSDSTQTHPTGANIEEKAVERNDDTNFSRNCDSKESNEKPEKVSYFCPSCKECKNPLPEPKKEWMEMYLHAYHYKGPNWEFKTSVPKWAGVETIELTGAEYQQFC, encoded by the exons ATGTTTATCTTAAGAAGCTTTGCTAGACTCACATGCTGCAAAGGGAATTTATGTTGTGAAGGATTTGTGGTACCAGCTGCTGTCTCAATTTTTTTGGAGATTTCGAAGACAAAACCTGAAGTTAG GTTATTTGCGTTGAAGATGAGTGAGGAATTGCAAAGTTCTTGTG gAATGAAAAGGAAAATTAACAGCACAGAAAGTAATGATACAACTTCCGTCAAAAAAGTCAAAGATGAAAGTTCTGCTGAAGCTAATGACAAAACAACTGAATTATCATCGCCAGAAACTGACAAAGTCCGGCAAAATCCTTGCGTAAATGTCAGGAAGAAAGATAGGCCGAGAAAGCCAACTCCACTTCATGTTGTTCTGTCAAGAAAAAATGCCGCCCGTAGTTTTAATCCTGATGAAACTGAATATTACTTTGAAAATGGTTTTCGGAAGGTTCGACCTTACACCTTCACCTATAACACATTCTGCAAgg GGAGATGGATTGGTAAAACAATCCGTGAAGTTTATTCAACTGAGTTTCAATTTTATCCCATTGACCATTATGAAGAAGCGAGGAAAAATGGCAATTTCTTGTGCAATAAAAAACCAATCAAGTCTCTTGATGCCGTACTGAAACCGAATGACATGTTGTCTTCAAA AATACACAGGCATGAAGGAGACGTTTTAGACACGGAAATCTCAATATTAGTTGACAACAATAAACATCTTGTTGTAAATAAACCATCAAGCATTCCAATACATCCTGCTGGCAGATATCGGAATAACTCACTTGTCTACATTTTGCAAAAG GAGTTCGGCTTCTTGCATTTACATGGGTGCCATCGCATTGATCGGCTATCATCAGGAATTGTTATCTTTGCCAAAACGAAGTACTTTGCTAATGAAGTGATACAACATATAAAGGAAAGAAAT GTTGAAAAAGAATACATCTGCAAAGTTCAGGGTGAATTTCCATCTTCGAAAGGAGTTACGTGCGATCAGCCAGTTACTCTCTTCAATCAGAAGTTAGGGATTTCTGCAGCATGGCCAGTGGAAGGCTCAACGCCAAAAGATGCATACACACAGTTTTATAGGCTACACACTGATGGTAAAACCAGTGTGCTACTATGCAAACCCAGAACAG GTCGGACCCATCAAATTCGTGTTCATCTGCAATACCTTGGTTACCCGATAGTAAATGACCCGCTTTACAATCACCCTGCTTGGGGTCCAGAACGTTTTAAACACGGGCCATGTACAAAGAACATCAATGAAATAGTAGGAGAAATTTCTCGAACTCATGAGCAAACTTGGCCTGTGAATAGTGACTCAACTCAAACGCATCCTACTGGGGCTAACATCGAGGAGAAAGCAGTGGAAAGAAATGATGACACAAATTTCTCAAGGAATTGTGACTCCAAGGAGAGCAATGAAAAGCCTGAAAAAGTTTCATACTTTTGTCCCAGTTGTAAGGAATGTAAAAATCCATTGCCAGAACCAAAGAAAGAGTGGATGGAAATGTACCTGCATGCATATCACTACAAAGGCCCTAATTGGGAGTTTAAGACATCTGTGCCAAAATGGGCTGGTGTTGAAACTATTGAACTGACTGGCGCTGAATATCAACAATTTTGCTAA
- the LOC143462188 gene encoding spermatogenesis-defective protein 39 homolog — MSSVRFRPSGAQPKEGDDDYWNSSGFKPFNFNDDDDEEDSIDVIRWDGSTAAPIRPKSQTSLSKHRPPVTQAMSSPACGITSARAYGSARKQHFPSSPATLPQHSEPMTAKPNGAARPTSGTDQRTLTEVVTAHSAPTATDFAKLETANYSLRRQLAQAKRDQAAAPSKSETLCRLITGGTYILELYKSKEDKAALLDGAIQRHDGNAILAATLFMRDTLKRDLFSKELMKRAVAVDHYCAYLRAAGEIDELHETLSALGRTEEAAMLKYRQCLATTSASNPEIRSSALKDCIKYYFDCDLRLSNETSAIQEQIMLMERQSAVEDSDSAAEKSGTVQVFKSHPRRDSIVYKSVITTLYYCCYYHWGEAEGLLSSPTSIKNQHKIGEKQFLYTALAALCRMRRWRDIEALLTVPKSLFRSARLHATIGFDKVVDVLSKNLAPPDALGKYCAEIEGNEKRLEMAIKLKSFKVAIDTLVYTKDRQKLMAYLDEIPQANQHMRQYASTQLRSQDIKWRN; from the exons ATGTCATCTGTTCGATTTAGG CCTTCTGGGGCACAACCTAAAGAAGGTGATGATGATTACTGGAACAGCTCTGGTTTTAAGCCGTTTAATTTCAACGATGATGACGATGAGGAAGACAGCATTGATGTTATCAGATGGGATGGATCAACTGCTGCTCCGATTCGACCCAA ATCTCAAACCTCCCtttccaaacatcgacccccAGTCACACAAGCGATGTCATCTCCAGCATGTGGTATAACTTCGGCACGTGCTTATGGCTCTGCAAGGAAGCAGCACTTTCCATCATCACCTGCAACATTGCCACAACACAGTGAACCGATGACTGCAAAACCAAACGGGGCAGCCAGACCAACATCTGGCACAGACCAAAGAACTTTAACTGAAG TTGTTACAGCACATTCAGCTCCAACTGCCACCGATTTCGCCAAGCTGGAAACAGCTAATTATTCACTTCGCCGTCAGCTTGCTCAAGCGAAACGTGACCAAGCTGCAGCTCCGTCAAAATCCGAAACACTTTGTCGTTTAATA aCCGGAGGAACTTACATCCTTGAGTTGTACAAATCAAAAGAAGACAAGGCTGCACTTCTTGATGGTGCTATTCAACGTCACGATGGTAATGCTATTTTAGCCGCAACTCTTTTCATGAGAGATACCTTAAAGAGAG ATCTGTTTAGTAAAGAACTAATGAAGCGAGCTGTAGCAGTTGACCATTATTGCGCATACCTGCGTGCTGCTGGTGAAATTGATGAACTCCATGAAACACTTAGTGCTCTTGGCAGAACAGAGGAAGCAGCCATGTTAAAATATCGCCAGTGTTTGGCCACCACATCGGCATCTAACCCTGAAATACGCTCATCTGCACTTAAAGACTGTATAAA GTACTATTTTGACTGCGATTTGCGTTTGTCAAATGAAACAAGCGCCATTCAAGAGCAGATTATGCTCATGGAACGTCAGTCAGCTGTCGAAGATTCAGATAGTGCTGCTGAAAAAAGTGGAACTGTGCAAGTTTTTAAATCTCACCCTAGGAGGGACTCAATCGTTTATAAATCAGTTATCACCACCCTCTATTACTGTTGCTATTACCATTGGGGAGAAGCCGAG ggTCTCCTTAGTAGTCCAACATCCATAAAAAATCAGCACAAAATTGGGGAAAAACAGTTTCTATACACAGCGCTAGCAGCTCTTTGTCGCATGAGAAG ATGGAGGGATATTGAAGCATTATTAACAGTTCCAAAATCTTTGTTTCGTAGCGCGAGGCTTCATGCTACTATTGGCTTTGATAAAGTAGTTGATGTTTTGAGCAAAAACTTAGCCCCACCTGAC GCGCTTGGAAAGTATTGTGCTGAAATTGAAGGAAACGAAAAAAGGCTCGAGATGGCCATAAAGTTAAAGAGTTTTAAAGTGGCCATTGAC ACACTTGTTTATACGAAAGATCGACAGAAGCTGATGGCATATTTAGATGAAATACCGCAAGCTAACCAACATATGAGGCAATATGCATCCACCCAGTTAAGATCACAA GATATCAAATGGAGAAACTGA